The window GAGGATGGGGGAAAAGGAGGATGGTAACCCTAAAACGTCTCGGAGTCGGCAAATATAGAGGAATCAGGGGCGGTTTACGGGCCTCCCGTAAAGATTACGGGCCTGGCCGTTTTTACCGAACTTGGTCGGCCCTTTTTTTCGACCGTCCCGTAAATCCGCCGAAAAAAGCACCTTTtacgggatctgctagagatgctctaacgctGGAATTTAGGACATGCTGGAAGCTCCCTCTGGAACTTTCGGGAGGTGTCAGGGCACTCAAACAGCTCGAGATTTCTATGTGGGCAATATAAAGCCAACTTTATCTTTCCCAAAAGTATCCTTCCCTGTTGTATCGAGTTGAGCTCTTTACTCTTGCTCCATTtttaaaagctctcaagctctattTTCTTTAACACGCTCATATATATGCGCATACGCTCACTCCTAtgagcacacacacacatatcTTATCTCTATGAGCATGTCCGAAAGATTGAAGTTTGGAGTTTTCATTGAATGCACATCaatttgagattgacgaagtcgccaCAGACGCCTTCGTAGTGGACGGAAACGTCTCTTTCCATTGAATGCACATCGCCGGAAGGTCTGAAATAAATATATAAAGCTTCAAAGCTCTATTTACTTTTCATCCATCCATCAAATCATTCCACTCCTATCGAGGAAAAGAGAGTGGATCCcttgatccacacttccaccaaactGATTTGGGTTCCACATTAATTTCATTGAGGATTTGTTATTCTTAGATATTTGGACTTTTAGGCGGCAGGAGTCAAGATCCAGAATCTTTCTTGCTTGTAATGTGCTccaaaaaatattataaaagtgtggtgatcaccttctagaccaaccccgagtgatttAAGTTTCATGTGTTAGGGGTGACTCAAAGGAAGGATAAAATGAACCACTTGCTGGCGTTCCGAAGCTTTGGCTTCGGCACCTCTCTAGCGAGTGGCTGACGTAGAATCCTACCGTCAGGGGTGCCAAGTAGTGTAATTTGATTTAGATATCACCATAATCCTAGCAAATACTCCTTAAACAGCAttaagttgtcaaacaattagtgtCTAGTGTGTATAAAAAATTAGGTTGCAATTTAAAGGGGGTACCATGGCAACCCACTAGATCAGCCACTGTTTCTAGCGAAGATTAGCACTCCCAAAGAGTGAACATCAGGATAAATTATGTGTCCTCGACTCACTTGTGTTTAGTTCTTTTCCGCGTCTTTTACTTTCTTTGTATGTTTGCCTAATTGCATATCTAAATAACCAACTTTATCAATATCCTAAAATTGTCAATTGCGTTAAAATTCGTAGTTACCTATTCATCCCTTCCTCTCTATCAACCAATTCACAGAGTCTTCATCAAACTACCCAGTGGGTGAAGGATCATTTTCTCTGTTTTCTTTCACATTTATGCAACTAATTTAATCATTGAGAGCTGAAGGAGGAAGAAGTTGATTATCAAGATGGGGCGGCCATTCGCCCGCATTTGCATTCATCGAGGTAGGGCAGACGGCCCTGACAGCCATGGTATAGGCCAAAAGCCAAAAGCACATAAATAGATGCTTTTTGGCTCATAAGCCAAAATCCAAAATCCAAAATCAAAGTTAAGCCTAACCAAACACCTTCTCATTAAAGGCTCAAACTATCATCTCCGACAGGACGGATACCAACATATTCTGGTGAGATAtcttaatcatcatcatcatcatctgtgTTTCTGTTGGGTTCATGACACTAAACGTGAACAGCAACACAGAATCTAAGCCATCAACGGACATGTGGCAACCGTGTAATCTTACAGACTGGAGAAACAAGAATAACATGACCTCAAGTCTTAAGACAGCAACGCTTAACCTGACACAACGCAGAGAGTCCCAGCTACAAGAATGGGTAACACAACACTGAAACAGCGCCTAGCACCTTGCCGGCACTCGCAGACGTTCACTACCTATCTTTCAGCTCTAGCTCGAACGTCCGCAGCTTCTCCTTTATAGGAGGAAGGAACAATTTCACATCCTTGCAGATCCGCGACTTGTCGTCCCATTCGAGGGTATCGGTGAACCTCACTTCTGCCTGAAATCAGAAGGGATTGTTTCAGACAACCAATACCCAGTGATTGATTATAATGGTACCGGCACTATAGAGAACGGTAGTGGTTATTTGTACCTCGAGGTCATCAAGCTCACCAAATGAAAACTCGGGGATGTCTATATGGCCAGTgaccttcttcttctcttccttgaCTAACCATTCACCTAATTAGCATTACCACAAGCGAGTTAGCGATAATGGAGTAATACATATTTTAAATGAATGAAAGTGATGCAATGTTTGGCATGATATATGCTTTACCTTTAAATCTCAAGCTCAGCTCATAATTATAACCTACTCTCTTCTTATTGCGGACCGTTACTAGAAATGCCTGTTAAACCACCAAGGATATGGACAGGATTACTTCGTGCAAAAAGGTTATCAGGTTATGAAAAATAGTTATGAATTGATGTAATTGAACGGTCTTGTCAGACATTGTGCTTACATCGCCTGAGCATTTGGACACTTGATCAATGGATGCCTTCCCCGTGGAGAAATCCAGTGAACCTAAAGAACCCAGCAAATCCTACAGTACATATGAGCTAATATCTGTCAGAGAAATTTAATACATACAATGGAAGCATCAGTGAACTATTCTAGACAAGCATTTTGTAAACAGCTGGCTACTAAACCACACACCTTTATCCTGCCATTAGCCCATGAATTGAGGTTCTTCTCCTCCCATGTTCCAGCCTGCAAGTGCAAACATGAAAAATGTCAGAAAATAGTAGATTGGCAATTAGCAGTATAACCATCCCAGAAGATAACGGTATCGAAAAAATGGGCAGCTACAGCAACTACCAAAAAACGCCAAAGGTAATAGAACTAAATCTGGACAGTTTGCAGATGGTACGAGTCAGCAATAGAAGTAAATTTGTCCAAACAACTCAAAACTCAAGTTATAAGGCTGTTCCTAAATTTCTTGAGACCGCCGTAAGTGTACTCCATATCTCTATTTAACTCATCAAGAGAATCATAGGTTATTACTAGTAAGATGCCAGCCACAGCACCTCTAAATGCACAAGACCACCAGTATATACTAACTCAAGTATCGTCCTAGTAGTTCAAACCCCAGCGTAATCAGATCTCTTTCTCTTTGCATATTTATTCCTCTATTTATGCAATTGTAGAACTAGTACTATGAGCTTGAGGTCAAGTAGTAGCAACTATGCCTAGAACAGAGCTGTAGAGTACACCAAAGTTATGTACTGCAAAGCTAGTCTTTGTTGCAGAACTTCACACAACACAAGACCATTCCCTCTCTTTTTTAATATATTTTGATTTTGCTGTGAATCCACATCAATACTCAatagtttatttatttttaaacAGGAACACCGTTACACTAGCTCTATCTAGATAGACTATACTGTCGAACAGCAATACTCATGTGTTGCAATGTGCGGCAGTAAACAAATTCCCTGCACGATAGGGTGAATGCACCTCCACAATCTACTGGCGGCAAACGGAGATTGCAGATTTGCCGATACCAAATCGACTGGGTGGGTTCATGGTGATCGAAGGAGGTTTATGACTGCGAATCAACATTTCCCAATGTATAAACGTATGTTAATTGTCAGATCATAGGCTCATCGCACCAACAAGAAATTAGGAGCTCCCGAATCACAATAATTCATGGTATTTCAGTAGCTGCCAGTCCCCTAAGGCGGCAGCGCGCATAAGTGTGGAGAGAAGGGCCTCTGACCTGATTCCAGACGGAGCCGAGGGCGTTGGGGTTGCCGCCGCTGCCGTTGGCGGCGGAGGGGTCGAGCTTGCGCGGGACGGCGGGAGGCGCCGCCTCGCCCGTGGCCTGCCGCACCCAGTACCTGTAAGACGACTTCTCCGGCGTCCCCGTCTCCGCCGCCGTCACGGTCTCCGTCGCC is drawn from Triticum dicoccoides isolate Atlit2015 ecotype Zavitan chromosome 6B, WEW_v2.0, whole genome shotgun sequence and contains these coding sequences:
- the LOC119320384 gene encoding uncharacterized protein LOC119320384, whose translation is MEETAAVTAATETVTAAETGTPEKSSYRYWVRQATGEAAPPAVPRKLDPSAANGSGGNPNALGSVWNQAGTWEEKNLNSWANGRIKDLLGSLGSLDFSTGKASIDQVSKCSGDAFLVTVRNKKRVGYNYELSLRFKGEWLVKEEKKKVTGHIDIPEFSFGELDDLEAEVRFTDTLEWDDKSRICKDVKLFLPPIKEKLRTFELELKDR